One Campylobacter massiliensis DNA window includes the following coding sequences:
- a CDS encoding heavy metal translocating P-type ATPase, translating to MGKFKCAHCRGEFEREALMERGGELFCCEGCAGVYEILNASGLNEFYERLGKTTLNPAISAKNAAQKLQEDLAAIYQNYVKNENGFNKISLIIEGIHCSACVWLNEKVLFAQKGILEVNINSVNNKALIVWDEKEINLAQIFALIRSIGYEPYPYDAQAQEQRLAGQRREFYARLLVGIFCTMNIMWLAVAQYGGYFTGMRADVRSIINFAEFILATPVLFYTGSGFFRGAWSALKNKTQNMDSLIVTGTLAAYIFSIYAMFSRRGEVYFDSVAMIITFVFIGKYLEVLSKKKAADTLDNLNSLNLNSVSVKNGDEITIKSAQEVRVGELVVVRAGERVLLDGIAISGAASFDLSSLSGESAPAYLSAKEGENEIKSGSVCVDGTLVYEVGAVFSESVLARIINLLETAAAKKPKIQALADAIAARFSAAITALALATFAFWFWRTGEFSAALIVAISVVVISCPCALGLATPVSTLVALGAGFRRGILFKEARIIESLAKCDTAVFDKTGTLTSGRLKVSKFRHSDKFDASVLFSLVSGSDHPVSRAVGEYLRANFRDLKLLELSGFENIAARGTQAKFDGINLAGGSEKFMRELGFYNGEAVRGTCYFFAADGEIVAVFELEESLKDGAKECVYALKNAGMRVAMLTGDNEYAAKRVAEELGVGETIANALPMDKAAYVERLAQQGRNVLMIGDGINDAAALALSSVAVCMGSGAAVSIAKSDVVLMRDDPASLAAAVALARKTYCIVRQNLAFSLVYNAVTIPLAMAGYVAPAVAALSMSLSSVAVVLNAMRARSE from the coding sequence ATGGGCAAATTTAAGTGCGCGCATTGCAGGGGCGAATTTGAGCGCGAGGCGCTGATGGAGCGCGGCGGGGAGCTGTTTTGCTGCGAGGGGTGCGCGGGAGTTTACGAGATACTTAACGCAAGCGGGCTTAATGAGTTTTACGAAAGGCTCGGTAAAACTACGCTAAATCCCGCCATAAGCGCAAAAAACGCGGCGCAAAAGTTGCAAGAAGACCTCGCGGCTATTTATCAAAACTACGTCAAAAACGAGAACGGATTTAATAAAATCTCGCTCATCATCGAGGGCATCCACTGCTCGGCTTGCGTCTGGCTAAACGAGAAGGTTTTATTTGCGCAGAAGGGAATTTTAGAGGTAAATATAAACTCGGTTAACAATAAAGCCCTCATCGTCTGGGACGAAAAAGAGATAAATTTGGCTCAAATTTTCGCCCTCATCCGCTCTATCGGCTATGAGCCCTACCCATACGACGCGCAGGCTCAGGAGCAAAGACTTGCGGGGCAGAGGCGAGAGTTTTACGCGCGGCTGCTTGTGGGGATATTTTGCACGATGAACATCATGTGGCTGGCCGTCGCGCAGTACGGCGGCTACTTCACGGGCATGCGCGCCGACGTGCGCTCTATCATAAATTTCGCCGAATTTATCCTCGCTACGCCGGTGCTTTTTTACACGGGAAGTGGGTTTTTTAGGGGTGCTTGGAGCGCGCTAAAAAACAAAACTCAAAACATGGATAGCCTCATCGTAACGGGTACGCTCGCGGCTTATATTTTCTCTATATATGCGATGTTTTCTAGGCGCGGCGAGGTGTATTTCGACTCGGTCGCGATGATAATCACTTTCGTATTTATCGGCAAATATCTGGAAGTCTTGAGCAAGAAAAAGGCCGCCGACACGCTTGATAATCTAAACTCGCTAAATTTAAACTCCGTTAGCGTCAAAAACGGCGACGAAATAACCATAAAAAGCGCGCAGGAGGTGCGTGTGGGCGAACTTGTAGTCGTGCGAGCGGGCGAGCGCGTGCTACTTGACGGCATCGCCATCAGCGGCGCGGCGAGCTTTGATCTCTCGAGCCTTAGCGGCGAGAGCGCACCCGCGTATCTTAGCGCGAAAGAGGGCGAAAACGAGATAAAAAGCGGCTCGGTTTGCGTGGACGGCACGCTGGTTTACGAGGTCGGCGCCGTCTTTAGCGAGTCAGTGCTAGCGCGTATCATAAATCTGCTAGAAACCGCTGCAGCCAAAAAGCCTAAAATTCAGGCGCTTGCAGACGCTATCGCGGCGAGGTTTTCGGCTGCTATCACGGCTCTAGCGCTAGCGACGTTTGCGTTTTGGTTCTGGCGCACTGGCGAGTTCTCCGCCGCGCTCATCGTCGCGATCTCGGTCGTGGTAATCTCGTGCCCCTGCGCGCTGGGTCTTGCTACGCCCGTTAGCACGCTCGTCGCGCTTGGGGCGGGCTTTAGGCGCGGGATACTTTTTAAAGAGGCGCGAATCATCGAAAGCCTCGCCAAATGCGATACGGCCGTGTTTGACAAGACCGGCACGCTCACGTCCGGGCGGCTTAAGGTGAGTAAATTTAGGCACTCGGATAAATTTGACGCAAGCGTGCTTTTTTCGCTGGTTAGCGGCTCGGATCATCCCGTTAGCCGCGCCGTTGGCGAGTATCTGCGCGCAAATTTCAGGGATTTAAAACTTTTAGAGCTAAGCGGCTTTGAAAACATCGCAGCGCGCGGCACGCAGGCTAAATTTGACGGCATAAATCTAGCCGGCGGGAGCGAGAAATTTATGCGAGAGCTAGGGTTTTATAACGGCGAAGCGGTGCGCGGGACTTGCTATTTTTTCGCCGCAGACGGGGAGATCGTGGCGGTATTTGAGCTGGAGGAGAGCCTAAAAGATGGCGCCAAAGAGTGCGTATACGCGCTAAAAAACGCGGGCATGCGCGTGGCGATGCTAACGGGCGATAATGAATACGCCGCAAAGCGCGTGGCGGAGGAGCTAGGCGTGGGTGAAACGATCGCAAACGCTCTGCCTATGGACAAGGCCGCATACGTGGAGAGACTGGCGCAGCAAGGGCGAAACGTGCTGATGATAGGCGACGGGATAAACGACGCCGCCGCGCTCGCGCTCTCAAGCGTGGCCGTGTGTATGGGTAGCGGAGCGGCCGTGAGTATCGCAAAAAGCGACGTCGTGCTAATGAGAGATGACCCAGCCTCGCTCGCGGCTGCCGTAGCGCTCGCGCGTAAAACCTACTGCATCGTGCGGCAAAATTTGGCCTTTTCGCTCGTTTATAACGCCGTGACGATACCGTTAGCTATGGCCGGCTACGTAGCGCCGGCAGTGGCTGCGCTATCGATGTCGCTAAGCTCGGTCGCGGTCGTGCTAAACGCGATGCGGGCTAGGAGCGAATGA
- a CDS encoding cation diffusion facilitator family transporter: protein MGDAIISCVILVSAALSYFADIQIDGYAGALASLFIIVNGMLLIKETFDKIIGQRVEKEISDEIYAAVNRCEIVRGAYDLILHNYGAQRYVGSVNVEIDEHLPLSEVSQRLNELQIEIYKIYRIYLVFGVYSVNLGQEQSRACVANLLSHFSSVRGFHAFFIDTKKKSVRFDVVVDFAEKNLSRLRAEIEREISLSFPGYKIFIVIDREFA from the coding sequence TTGGGCGATGCGATCATATCGTGCGTTATCCTCGTTTCCGCCGCGCTATCGTACTTCGCCGATATCCAGATAGACGGTTACGCGGGCGCTTTGGCCTCGCTTTTTATTATCGTAAACGGCATGCTTTTGATAAAAGAAACCTTCGATAAAATCATCGGCCAGCGCGTCGAAAAGGAGATCAGCGACGAAATTTACGCCGCCGTAAATCGCTGCGAGATCGTGCGCGGCGCATACGACCTGATCCTGCACAACTACGGCGCGCAGCGATACGTCGGCTCGGTAAACGTCGAGATAGACGAGCATTTGCCTCTTAGCGAAGTTTCGCAGAGGTTAAACGAGCTTCAGATCGAGATTTATAAAATTTACAGGATTTATCTGGTTTTCGGCGTTTATAGCGTAAATTTGGGGCAGGAGCAAAGCCGCGCATGCGTGGCAAATTTGCTCTCGCACTTTAGTAGCGTGCGCGGATTTCACGCGTTTTTTATCGATACTAAGAAAAAGAGCGTGAGGTTTGACGTGGTGGTCGATTTTGCCGAGAAAAATCTAAGCCGTCTGCGCGCCGAGATAGAGCGCGAGATCTCGCTAAGCTTTCCCGGGTATAAAATTTTCATCGTGATAGACAGGGAGTTTGCGTGA
- a CDS encoding cation diffusion facilitator family transporter, which produces MMDFKDGKREKTIIKTALIGIVTNFILAGAKIFIAMVSNSVALISDAVNNLSDAGSSIIMIFGSKLASKMPDEDHPYGYGRTEYIGGLIVSVIVLMLGFQFLKTSVENIFAPEPTSFTMPFLAFLFCAIFVKFALGFYYNKDRQTDQIYLA; this is translated from the coding sequence ATGATGGATTTTAAAGATGGCAAGCGCGAAAAAACGATCATAAAAACCGCGCTTATCGGCATAGTTACGAATTTTATCTTAGCTGGAGCGAAAATCTTTATCGCTATGGTCTCAAACTCGGTCGCGCTGATATCAGACGCCGTAAATAACCTTAGCGATGCAGGCTCAAGTATCATCATGATATTTGGTTCAAAACTAGCTAGCAAGATGCCCGACGAAGACCACCCCTACGGCTACGGCAGGACCGAGTATATCGGCGGTCTTATAGTCTCGGTCATCGTGCTGATGCTGGGATTTCAGTTTCTAAAAACTTCGGTCGAAAATATTTTTGCGCCGGAGCCCACCAGCTTTACGATGCCGTTTTTAGCGTTTTTGTTCTGCGCGATATTCGTCAAATTTGCGCTCGGCTTTTACTATAATAAAGATCGGCAAACAGACCAGATCTATCTCGCTTAG